A segment of the Anopheles cruzii chromosome 2, idAnoCruzAS_RS32_06, whole genome shotgun sequence genome:
CCGAAGTGGAGCTTTCGCTTTCACAAGCCACGGCCAGCACGGAAGCAAGAGTGTCACAAACCCCCGGGGGAGCCGATGTACCACAAGGTGGCTGTGTGTCTCTTCGGGTGTCATAATTCATACCCTCGCGGTAATGCCCGGTCCCCTTTCGGTTGCCGATCCGGGCGCCGTCTCTAAATGGGATCACTTTAAGTCACCGATTATGCTAATTGTGTGAGCGCCGCCCAGGGTGCCACTTGGGCTTCGCAGGTGGCACCCCGGTGCTCGTAAATCACGCCACCGTAAAACGGGTCCATTCGCGCAGACAGCGCAGGCTGGGCCGTTCCCTCTAGATGTTTACGATGCGAACGTCCACCAGCTTGACATCATCCTACTCGGCAGAAGTCTCGCGATGGCCTCGAGGAAAACCAATGTGTCATCCGCACGTCCGGACGTCCGTTCGCCCGGGTCGGGCCCCGTCCCGGTCAGTGAAAGTGAGTTTTCCACACCGTTCGCCACTTCCGAGAAACGACGTAGTATTATCACACAATTATGAATATTATCCAACCTCAGCCATTTTCGGCGGGGAGGCGATGTGGCGAACGAGACGGCCGTTCCGTGGCTGGCCGCCGCGTAATGGCCGCTCCGGGGGCTTTCTCTTTTCGAGCCCGCACCGGCGGGGTGTGATAACGGCACCCCGAATGGTCTCGACCGATGGCCAGCGTTATCAGGAGCCATGCAATCGCCACCTTCGCGATAATCGGTCGAACCCCGCCGTGGTTCCGGTATCCGGGGCGCGGGTGTGAGGCCAACAACGGTACGAAACTGAGATGACGCAATGGATGGATGTGGACTGACGACTGCCCTTTGTTGTGGGGTGCTCCTGGCTCGATCTGATGGAAGCATCTTCGCACCAGTGATCGGTAAAACAGACCCTCTCACCACTTAATACAGCCTATGCAAACGCCCGAGTGATCAAACTTGTAAGGTGCCTTTCGAAAGGGTTACTTTTCACCGCTGTGACCGCTCCCAGCGAACCGGGCAAGCCCATTGACTATTAATAAGATAAGCTCGATCGTCTCGTGAAACCCCGCGCCACGAAAGCTCATTAAAAGGCGGTGATTGCGCATTTCGTTAAATGGTTCACTGCAGCCGACGGTGACATAAGGCACGTGTTGACGCCCCTGAAGATCACCCGGACCCGTCAGGTCAGGCGTTGGCCGTTACAAAATTGGAAAGCAATCTCTTAATTCGCCCATTCGGTGGCGAGCGGAACCAAACCGAACTTGCTGAACTTGATAATCTTTCGCCCCGCTAGATGTCACGGAGGTAACGTTCTCGTCGGAGACGCACGTCGAGCAGCCGTCCGGTCTGTCGACCAAGGAGTACGTCGTGATCGCCGTGTGCAGCCTCTGCTTGGGGCTGATCTACATCGCGTCGGTTTTTCTCTACATCCACGTGAAGAAGCGGAAGAATAGGTCGGGCACGGAGGACGACCCGGACCATGGGATGAAGAACGACTACTCCACGTACCAGCAGAACGACCAGGTAACGTTTGGGGTCGGCATGGGCACGACGGTCAGTCCGTTTGGTGGTCAGGCCCGGGCCAGCTTCATCGGACGGAACGCACTCGGTGGGAGTCAGCGGCAGAACGGACCGGGTGGTGGACCGGGAGGACCCCACCGTGGTCTGGCGAACGTGGGGCTGCACGCAGAGGAGATCGGCATCGTCAAGAGCAACCCGCTGCTGAAGCACTTTCCCAATCTGAGCGACAACTCGGGTTTCATCAGCGACAACTCCAACTCGGTGTCGGAGTTTGAGGATGACATTACGACCGACGTGGAGAAACAGGTAGGTAACGAGGCCGGGGGGCTCGCGGGAAACGCCTTGTGCGGCCTCTGAACTTGATCGGATTCGTTCACAGATGCAGGGTGGCAAGCACCAGCCAAAAAACTACTCCGGGCGTACCGAACTGGATGGCGAACTTCGccttcaacagcaacagcagcaacagcaacagcatcagtcGGTGctcctgcaccaccaccgtctccaccagcagcaacaccacctGCTCCAGCAAGACCCGCTGAACTCTGGTGGCCAGGATACGGAGTGCCTGCCCGAGGAAAATGTGTCCATTGTCGAAGAACTGAACAACGAAGAAAAGCTCGAAAGTATGAAGTCTATCGTTAACGGGACGATGCGCCGGAAGCTGTACTTCAACCCGGCCTACTTCGAGCCGCACCTGCTGGTGGTACGTGGCCGGCGATCCCGACCTTTGGGGGGGCTAATTCACTGACGCATCCTCACACATCCATTTTCTACCgcaggcaccaccaccggcggcggtcgagTTCCTGAACAAGATCCGCGAGGTGATCACGATCGCCAAGTACAAGATGTCCTCGAAGCGCTTCCAGCCGTCGCTGAACATCATtccggaggagcagcagcaggcggccgGCTCGGAGACTTACGCGGCCGTCCCGacggccccggccagccgcCGGTCGAGTCTGATCAGCTCGCGCAAGGACAGTTCGCGGAAGAGCGCCTGCTCGGGCTGCCCGGGGTGCGAGAAGAAACCAACCACGGCCGGCACGGACTCGGTCCTGGTGCCGTCGAGCAACTGTCGCAACTGTGGCGACAAGCAGAACAGCATCCGGAAGTGGCTCGAGGACGTGTCGTCCACGCACGAGCACCACGCCGGCATCGCCGAGGACGATTGCTACGGTAGCAAGTCGAACCTCCTGGTCGCCGACGAACGTGGTGCCGCCGGGAGTGACTCGCCAGCGAACGATGAGGGTGATGGGCCAACGGGTGGACACACCAATGCGGCCTTCACCGGTGACCAGCAGCTGGATGAACGCGCGGCTCCTGAATCGCTGCCGATACGGCCGGACATCAAGAAGCACCCGAagcacggccaccgaccgTCGAAACATGGCGGGAGTTTACCGAGTGACACTTCGTCCACCTCCGACAACGAGACGATCGTGGCGAACAGCGTAAAGGAAcgggcgtcggtcggtcgggtgccGTCGACGAGTAAGTCGATCCGCTCGGACCAGAGCTCCGCGCCCAAGATCGTGTCGCACAGTCTGAAGGCGGACGTGGGGGGCAATAAGTTGGGTCGGCTGGCGTCGCAGCCGGATGACGCAGGCGTTGGGGCGCTGATGAAGAACGCCAGCTTCATCTACGAGGAAGGGCCGAGTCGACCGGCACCGAGCAAGCAGGAGCTGTACATGCGGAACACCAACAACTCGGTGGCCAATCTGGACACGAACAAGGTGTACGATAAGCGCGACCTGTACGGGTTGGCCGGCAGTGAGATCTACAACAACCCACAGTTCGAGGCGTCCCCGCTGATGCCGCACAAGGCGCTGGCCAcggtgcactcggtgcaccaccaccacaagccGGGTCACGGCCGGAAGTCGGGAGGATCGCACACCGGAAGCCTGGGCGCAGCGATGTCCGGCCGGCGTCACCACCAGGAGGTGGTGGACCAGTACGCGAACGTGAAGGCGAGCGTGATGCGGATGCGAAACATCAGCGAGATGCCGGACATGGTGTACGAGGCGCTGGCGATGGATCAGCGCAAGATCCGCTCGTGGACGGAGCGGCACGCGATGGGGTCGGGTCCGGTGGTGGACCCGGTGGCGGACTACCAGCACCCGGACTCGTCCGACAGCCGGTTCAGCAGCATCGATCGACACGAGCGGTACCGGAACGAGAAGTTCTTTCACGATTTTTTAAACTCGGACCAGGAGGGCAGCAACACGCTCGGGAACCGGTCGGGCAAGGGGTCGCTCCCGCGCTACCAGCCGGACTCGCCGATCTACTCGCGCAAGTCGCCCCACTACCTGATCGTGGACTACGAAACGGACAGTCTGGAGCGCGTCACCTCGAAGACGCCGGTCAGCTTCCACACGGCGTCCACGACGAACAGTAGCGATCTCGGGTCGCAACCGTCGCCCTCGCTCAGCACGGCCCTGCCACTCGAGGAGGAGGTCGAGATACGGAACGCGGTGTACGATCGGGTGGAGGGGTTTAGGAAGGATACTGACACGATCAAGACGGAACGCGAAACGGTCAGTATCCGGTCCGACGAGTATGAGGACGTTCCGCAGGCCGCATCGGCCCCGAAGGTGCCGAAGATCAAGTGCGACACGCCGTTTCAGGGCAGCATCACGATTGAGGTGGAGCACAGTCCGGACGACTGCGAGCTGTCGACCGACAGCGACCAGTTCGAGCCGGACACGCTCGACCGGAAGCCGAAGAAgagtggtgctggtgctgggcaCGGTGCGTCCGTCAGTCGCCATCGCAGCAACGTCTGGGAGGGTGATCGTACGGGGCGCTCGGGTGCACCGGGGATCGAGTCCAGCCTCACGTCACTACCGGCCGACCTGAATAATCACTTTGTGCTCAAATCGTCCGGTTCGTTCAAGCACGAAACGACCTTCGGCAGTCTGCGGGAGATCTACGAGTCGAAGAACCCGCCCAAGGTGCCGCCGGCTCGGGGCTCGTTCAGCAACCTCGCGGAGCTGGACGTGAAGTCGGGCAAGCTGCTGTCGCTGGAGACGCGACACTCGCGCCGGCAGCGTACCAACGTGGTCGATGCGCTCGTCCCGGTTCCGAAACTGGTGCCCCCGGATCTGATTCCTCCCGAGGCGGATGCAATGGCCCCGAGCACGCTCTACGATCACCCACGGTTGCAGCTGAAGAAGGTCGAGGACTACGGGATATCGCCGAAGAACTTGGCCTGctggagcagcagcgacaAGTTCTcgaacccaccgaccgggccggcccCGAAGCCGCACTTCAACACGAGCGACGCGTACGAGTCGATCACCAGTCTGACGGCCGACAGTGACTCGACCCAGTTCACCGGCATCTCGGACAACGACCgggcgacgacggccagcagcagcggcacgcCGCCAAGCAagtcgggtcggtcgggtggcaAACTGCCCAACTACAGCCACGTCCACAAGGGCCCCACCGACCACGGACTGTACATTAGCGAGAAGTCGGAGTACGCTCGGGTGGTCGACGGAACGCTGCAGGAACTGCagggcggtggcggaagtTACCTGACGCTCGGGGAGCTCAACAGCAAGAACTTCCTTCAGCAGGTCGACAGCAAGATCTACGATCTGCGCACCCGTCAGTCGCAGGTGGCCATGAGCAAGGCAAAGTTCATCGAGGACATCGACAAGATCGAGGTCCTGTCGACGAAAACACTGTCCACAAACTACAGCTATCCGATCAATCGCAACGGCTCGGTGAAGGACGACCACTCGGAGGACGGGGGCAAGACGGGGCTGTACGAGATCAGTGGCCCCATCCCGATCGCCACGGTGGTGGACGTGCCAACGAAGGTGTTCCGGGTCGAGCTAAATCAGACATCAAACGGGATGCAGATCGCCATGGGACTGCGCGATCGGGTCAAGAAGTCTAAGGACCTGAAGAACGCGTGGAAAAAGTTCATCGGCATCGCGACGGCCAAGTTTAACGGGGCCAAACCGAACGGTGACTCGGAGCTGGAGAAAACGTCCGACTCGTCGGACATTGTGGACAAGGACGAAGGCATCTCGTCGCTGATCGACGACTCTTCCGGTAGCGGGGCGTACGGCGGGGTGCActatcagcagcaccagcagctgttgcggccccatcaccatcatcaccgccgccaccggcaaccaccggtggcggaAGACGCTGAAGCGAAGCCTTCGACTTCAACGCGCAACATCACCATCGTGCGGAGCAGCTCGAGGACAAGTGCCAAGGAGCAGGACAGCGGCTACATGAGCGCCGATTCGAGCGAATCCAAGCTGAAGGGCAAGCTGAAGGTGTACGAACGGTTCAACTTCAGCCCGCTCGATGCCGGTGGACCGGACGGTCCGATCATCGAGGAGAACAAGTACGAGATCTGCGCGGTCCAGGACACACCGCACGCACCGGTTGGTGAGGGTAGCAGCAGTGAGACCCCCGTCGGCACCTCCGATACGCACCGAAGCGGAGGAT
Coding sequences within it:
- the LOC128267019 gene encoding uncharacterized protein LOC128267019, translated to MPRASQIIPRRRRIPRAARLVAPGLGRDNYDASPSRTDRAAPCAVNSPDRRAGAGGCWWLLFVALAVASWSCPGVTEATATPVRSPLDEYSRRHPMFKRMGALSDSARISNLTRLHRGDLFYTFESEKCDTDTCVGLSSGTAELAIGGDRAAGSPSDGHGGPGTNREHIKEIDMSSDAGIECRCQCLPHLSTYREDLGICVDDIRECTLAPFISGSSAEKIPFVFLPHRGQIVHPSREIGFPGVKMPMCAVSAAQYLTTKGWAELRNPLDTDVPFRLFRDEGRIYLQWLGEPELRQRMQGRLVLVHLMCRDMTPRLPLPKDSRAAVPHDDMQMPNQNIFTPCIAFRVVGTPIKYVNNVTEVTFSSETHVEQPSGLSTKEYVVIAVCSLCLGLIYIASVFLYIHVKKRKNRSGTEDDPDHGMKNDYSTYQQNDQVTFGVGMGTTVSPFGGQARASFIGRNALGGSQRQNGPGGGPGGPHRGLANVGLHAEEIGIVKSNPLLKHFPNLSDNSGFISDNSNSVSEFEDDITTDVEKQMQGGKHQPKNYSGRTELDGELRLQQQQQQQQQHQSVLLHHHRLHQQQHHLLQQDPLNSGGQDTECLPEENVSIVEELNNEEKLESMKSIVNGTMRRKLYFNPAYFEPHLLVAPPPAAVEFLNKIREVITIAKYKMSSKRFQPSLNIIPEEQQQAAGSETYAAVPTAPASRRSSLISSRKDSSRKSACSGCPGCEKKPTTAGTDSVLVPSSNCRNCGDKQNSIRKWLEDVSSTHEHHAGIAEDDCYGSKSNLLVADERGAAGSDSPANDEGDGPTGGHTNAAFTGDQQLDERAAPESLPIRPDIKKHPKHGHRPSKHGGSLPSDTSSTSDNETIVANSVKERASVGRVPSTSKSIRSDQSSAPKIVSHSLKADVGGNKLGRLASQPDDAGVGALMKNASFIYEEGPSRPAPSKQELYMRNTNNSVANLDTNKVYDKRDLYGLAGSEIYNNPQFEASPLMPHKALATVHSVHHHHKPGHGRKSGGSHTGSLGAAMSGRRHHQEVVDQYANVKASVMRMRNISEMPDMVYEALAMDQRKIRSWTERHAMGSGPVVDPVADYQHPDSSDSRFSSIDRHERYRNEKFFHDFLNSDQEGSNTLGNRSGKGSLPRYQPDSPIYSRKSPHYLIVDYETDSLERVTSKTPVSFHTASTTNSSDLGSQPSPSLSTALPLEEEVEIRNAVYDRVEGFRKDTDTIKTERETVSIRSDEYEDVPQAASAPKVPKIKCDTPFQGSITIEVEHSPDDCELSTDSDQFEPDTLDRKPKKSGAGAGHGASVSRHRSNVWEGDRTGRSGAPGIESSLTSLPADLNNHFVLKSSGSFKHETTFGSLREIYESKNPPKVPPARGSFSNLAELDVKSGKLLSLETRHSRRQRTNVVDALVPVPKLVPPDLIPPEADAMAPSTLYDHPRLQLKKVEDYGISPKNLACWSSSDKFSNPPTGPAPKPHFNTSDAYESITSLTADSDSTQFTGISDNDRATTASSSGTPPSKSGRSGGKLPNYSHVHKGPTDHGLYISEKSEYARVVDGTLQELQGGGGSYLTLGELNSKNFLQQVDSKIYDLRTRQSQVAMSKAKFIEDIDKIEVLSTKTLSTNYSYPINRNGSVKDDHSEDGGKTGLYEISGPIPIATVVDVPTKVFRVELNQTSNGMQIAMGLRDRVKKSKDLKNAWKKFIGIATAKFNGAKPNGDSELEKTSDSSDIVDKDEGISSLIDDSSGSGAYGGVHYQQHQQLLRPHHHHHRRHRQPPVAEDAEAKPSTSTRNITIVRSSSRTSAKEQDSGYMSADSSESKLKGKLKVYERFNFSPLDAGGPDGPIIEENKYEICAVQDTPHAPVGEGSSSETPVGTSDTHRSGGSSASSGTTIGSRHERTVTRPRSPPPPLPPPNPPPPPPPTATIPTKKPFAGTMKPQSKPPPPPPAPPAPPAATIVTLSSGATPPTSGPQRSQQGIYFNNDTISVRVYSSDDDDKFDDGSDDASCISEDDDLDSHLDDVSESGAESVETHSVFFKNIRKSTTAASAGGTTLGSVSSDHAVVAAVH